Proteins from a genomic interval of Verrucomicrobium sp.:
- the efp gene encoding elongation factor P yields MPNANDIGRGQAIKFNGAVCIVLETQHRTPGNLRAFVQMTIRNLKTGKSSVERFGSTDKLDVVPITRKKYEFSYKDGDDYNFIDPVTFDSLTLSSELVGKIKDYLTENQSVDVLFTDEVAAEVELPSSVTLKVTDSPEGVRGDSANNVQKMAVMETGLAVQVPLFIKEGELLKISTEDGRYLGRA; encoded by the coding sequence ATGCCCAACGCCAACGACATCGGCCGCGGCCAGGCCATCAAGTTCAACGGGGCCGTCTGCATCGTGCTGGAAACCCAGCACCGCACCCCCGGCAACCTGCGCGCCTTCGTCCAGATGACCATCCGCAACCTGAAGACCGGCAAGTCCTCCGTCGAGCGCTTCGGCTCCACGGACAAGCTCGACGTCGTCCCCATCACCCGCAAGAAGTACGAGTTCTCCTACAAGGACGGCGACGACTACAACTTCATCGACCCCGTCACCTTCGACTCCCTCACCCTGTCGAGCGAGCTGGTGGGCAAGATCAAGGACTACCTGACGGAAAACCAGTCCGTCGACGTCCTCTTCACCGACGAGGTGGCCGCCGAGGTCGAGCTGCCCTCCAGCGTCACCCTCAAGGTCACCGATTCCCCCGAAGGCGTTCGCGGCGACTCCGCCAACAACGTCCAGAAGATGGCCGTCATGGAAACCGGCCTGGCCGTCCAGGTCCCCCTCTTCATCAAGGAAGGGGAGCTGCTCAAGATCAGCACGGAAGACGGCCGCTACCTGGGCCGCGCCTAA
- a CDS encoding DR2241 family protein: protein MRGTAWLEARLGEGPQQLGQIWIAGGALRHIDDRDAAEGSLAPLADLAALRETVKTDDGGNFRPLRGAPTLRRGWRSPILAAPALARWLNVLYPGALAFAELGGALPVTPFEETARRQTGMYRLLHAATPEQARRTIEEVCDAGCLRQRLWSGGPARAEGLPLLCPEACNYFVGRCRESLAAARA, encoded by the coding sequence ATGCGCGGCACGGCGTGGCTTGAGGCGCGGCTAGGGGAAGGCCCGCAACAGCTGGGCCAGATCTGGATCGCGGGCGGCGCGCTCCGCCACATCGACGACCGGGACGCCGCGGAAGGCTCCCTCGCCCCCCTGGCCGATCTGGCCGCCCTGCGGGAGACGGTGAAGACGGACGACGGCGGAAATTTCCGCCCCCTGCGCGGCGCGCCGACGCTGCGGCGCGGCTGGCGCTCCCCCATCCTGGCCGCGCCCGCGCTGGCGCGGTGGCTCAACGTCCTCTACCCCGGGGCGCTGGCCTTCGCGGAGCTGGGCGGGGCGCTTCCCGTCACCCCCTTTGAGGAGACCGCCCGGCGGCAGACCGGGATGTACCGCCTGCTCCACGCGGCGACGCCGGAACAGGCGCGGCGGACGATCGAGGAGGTCTGCGACGCGGGCTGCCTGCGCCAGCGCCTCTGGAGCGGCGGCCCGGCCCGCGCGGAGGGTCTCCCCCTCCTCTGCCCGGAGGCGTGCAACTACTTCGTGGGCCGCTGCCGGGAATCGCTCGCGGCGGCGCGGGCATAA
- a CDS encoding CbiX/SirB N-terminal domain-containing protein: protein MTIIGGPSTKRQKGPFGKFRKPGLFSKGPPHSRIPPSCRAPAPTPPWSSPGTAPPSTPTPAGPTYRHADLLRESGLFAEVHECFWKEEPNFRHVLEGVDAPRVYVVPDFISSGYFTEEVIPRELGLSGPVTRRGEQEIYYCEPVGLHPAMTGVLLERAAEVTAGAPPDPARTALFLIGHGTGLNDNSTKVVYEQAARIRERGPYAECHAAFMEQAPFIKDWRETTALPHVIAVPFFIADGLHSYEDIPVLLGMTENVREHGFRNPHPIGGRTLWYASAIGTDPRIAEVVLAQVENFDARHGVA, encoded by the coding sequence GTGACGATCATAGGTGGGCCCTCAACAAAACGCCAAAAGGGGCCTTTTGGCAAGTTTCGCAAGCCGGGGCTCTTTTCAAAGGGCCCGCCGCATTCTAGAATCCCTCCCTCATGCCGCGCCCCCGCCCCGACACCGCCCTGGTCCTCGCCGGGCACGGCTCCACCGTCAACGCCGACTCCAGCAGGGCCGACCTACCGCCACGCCGACCTGCTGCGGGAAAGCGGCCTCTTCGCGGAAGTGCACGAGTGCTTCTGGAAGGAGGAGCCAAACTTCCGCCACGTATTAGAGGGGGTCGACGCGCCCCGCGTCTACGTGGTGCCCGACTTCATCAGCTCCGGCTATTTCACGGAGGAGGTGATCCCCCGGGAGCTGGGCCTCTCCGGCCCCGTCACCCGCCGGGGGGAGCAGGAGATCTATTACTGCGAGCCGGTGGGCCTCCACCCAGCGATGACCGGCGTCCTCCTGGAGCGCGCGGCGGAGGTGACGGCGGGCGCGCCGCCCGATCCGGCGCGGACCGCCCTCTTCCTCATCGGCCACGGCACGGGCCTGAACGACAACTCGACGAAGGTGGTCTACGAGCAGGCCGCCCGCATCCGGGAACGCGGCCCCTACGCGGAGTGCCACGCGGCCTTCATGGAGCAGGCCCCCTTCATCAAGGACTGGCGGGAGACGACGGCGCTGCCGCACGTCATCGCCGTCCCCTTTTTCATCGCCGACGGGCTCCATTCCTACGAGGACATCCCCGTCCTCCTGGGGATGACGGAGAACGTGCGGGAGCACGGCTTCCGCAACCCGCACCCGATCGGCGGCCGGACGCTCTGGTACGCCAGCGCGATCGGCACCGATCCCCGGATCGCCGAGGTGGTCCTGGCCCAAGTGGAGAATTTCGATGCGCGGCACGGCGTGGCTTGA
- a CDS encoding class II fructose-bisphosphate aldolase: MRTSRTNVAITKRVVERAHAKGLSVEAELGKLGGVEEDIKVDEGHACLTDPTEAVEFVKQTGCDSLAAAIGTSHGAYKFKGHQSLHFDVIKEIQEKIPGTPIVMHGSSSVPAEEVRRINAAGGKLDPSACGVDENEYLPAAKLGVTKINIDTDGRLVWTRVHREYFRDHADALRLPSPRQDLRRGIRQVHRAQE, translated from the coding sequence ATGAGGACTTCGCGCACCAACGTCGCCATCACCAAGCGCGTCGTGGAGCGGGCCCACGCCAAGGGCCTGAGCGTCGAGGCGGAGCTGGGCAAGCTCGGCGGCGTCGAGGAGGACATCAAGGTCGACGAGGGCCACGCCTGCCTGACCGACCCCACGGAAGCCGTCGAGTTCGTGAAGCAGACCGGCTGCGATTCCCTGGCCGCCGCGATCGGCACCAGCCACGGCGCCTACAAGTTCAAGGGGCACCAGTCCCTCCACTTCGACGTGATCAAGGAGATCCAGGAGAAGATTCCCGGCACCCCCATCGTCATGCACGGCAGCTCCAGCGTCCCCGCGGAGGAGGTCCGCCGGATCAACGCCGCCGGCGGCAAGCTCGACCCGAGCGCCTGCGGCGTCGACGAGAACGAGTACCTGCCCGCCGCCAAGCTGGGCGTGACCAAGATCAACATCGACACGGACGGCCGCCTGGTCTGGACCCGCGTTCACCGCGAATACTTCCGCGACCACGCGGACGCACTTCGACTTCCGTCCCCCCGGCAAGACCTTCGTCGAGGAATACGCCAAGTTCATCGCGCACAAGAATGA
- a CDS encoding S1C family serine protease, whose product MRSSLSRLLGLFLLATAAARGQNAPASVFDAIGTQVDKVFASAKPALALVRAQQESFRTAGTGFFIDGDGTLLTTASLLLPPQAPFPADKPAVTVETGGKVLPAAIVGVDPRTGVAVLKVAGSHPYLTLPVAADAAAVKPATPVVGAGFPFDLPAAPLFGMVTGCDSQCLGRFFATSHLRTTLAVAPGQLGGPVLDGKGNVLGMMVVSADERKTTYALPAAALGKVAEDLRLHGRVLHGWVGVGVDPGADGVRIAQIFTGTPAAASGLEPGDTVLKIDGRAMRHPCDVIDASFFSRVGEEMSVVVDRGGKTLTFAFPVGERPERMPVAVARGAQPAPGAPAVHVLKASAVAASQD is encoded by the coding sequence ATGAGATCGTCTCTTTCTAGGCTCCTCGGCCTCTTCCTCCTGGCCACCGCCGCCGCGCGGGGCCAGAACGCGCCCGCCTCCGTCTTCGACGCCATCGGCACCCAGGTGGACAAGGTCTTCGCCTCCGCCAAGCCCGCCCTGGCCCTCGTCCGCGCGCAGCAGGAAAGCTTCCGCACCGCGGGCACCGGCTTCTTCATCGACGGGGACGGCACGCTGCTCACCACCGCCTCCCTTCTCCTGCCGCCGCAGGCCCCCTTTCCCGCGGACAAGCCCGCCGTCACCGTCGAGACGGGCGGCAAGGTTCTCCCCGCCGCGATCGTCGGCGTCGACCCGCGCACCGGCGTGGCCGTGCTGAAGGTGGCGGGCAGCCACCCCTACCTGACCCTGCCGGTCGCCGCCGACGCGGCCGCCGTCAAGCCCGCCACGCCGGTCGTCGGCGCGGGCTTCCCCTTCGACCTCCCCGCCGCGCCCCTCTTCGGCATGGTGACGGGGTGCGACAGCCAGTGCCTGGGCCGCTTCTTCGCCACCAGCCACCTGCGCACCACCCTGGCCGTCGCCCCCGGGCAGCTCGGCGGGCCGGTTTTGGACGGCAAGGGGAACGTCCTGGGCATGATGGTCGTCTCCGCCGACGAGCGGAAGACCACCTACGCCCTGCCCGCCGCCGCCCTGGGCAAGGTGGCGGAGGACCTGCGCCTCCACGGACGCGTCCTGCACGGCTGGGTCGGCGTCGGCGTCGATCCGGGGGCCGACGGCGTCCGCATCGCCCAGATCTTCACCGGCACGCCCGCCGCCGCCAGCGGCCTGGAGCCGGGGGACACCGTGCTGAAGATCGACGGCCGCGCCATGCGCCACCCGTGCGACGTGATCGACGCCTCCTTCTTTTCCCGCGTGGGGGAGGAGATGAGCGTCGTCGTCGACCGCGGGGGCAAGACCCTGACCTTCGCCTTCCCCGTCGGCGAGCGGCCGGAACGGATGCCCGTGGCCGTGGCCCGCGGCGCCCAGCCCGCCCCCGGCGCGCCCGCCGTCCACGTCCTGAAGGCCAGCGCCGTGGCCGCTTCCCAGGACTGA
- a CDS encoding sigma-70 family RNA polymerase sigma factor: MSGRDSGEWSDQELVRQTQAGDPGAFDQLVLRYEGRIKALLYGILLNHEEAEDAAIETFFKAFRSIAHFRGQAQFSTWLYRIAKNTAYNALRRLRRRPAILPPPPDGDDDLQENFHFIDKNPASDVLRQLGNQELQNKLNECLRLLSEDHRMVVTLFDIQGVAHAEIARIMGCSEGTVRSRLHYAHKQLQQLLKNYK; encoded by the coding sequence ATGAGCGGGCGCGACTCCGGGGAATGGAGCGACCAGGAACTGGTCCGCCAGACCCAGGCGGGCGATCCCGGCGCGTTCGACCAGCTGGTCCTCCGCTACGAGGGCCGCATCAAGGCGCTGCTCTACGGCATCCTCCTCAACCACGAGGAGGCGGAAGACGCCGCCATCGAGACCTTCTTCAAAGCCTTCCGCTCCATCGCCCACTTCCGCGGGCAGGCCCAATTTTCCACCTGGCTCTACCGCATCGCCAAGAACACCGCCTACAACGCGCTGCGCCGCCTGCGCCGCCGTCCGGCCATCCTGCCGCCCCCGCCCGACGGGGACGACGACCTGCAGGAGAACTTCCACTTCATCGACAAGAACCCGGCGTCCGACGTCCTGCGCCAACTCGGAAACCAGGAACTGCAAAATAAATTGAACGAATGCCTCCGGCTCTTGTCTGAAGATCACAGGATGGTCGTCACGCTGTTCGATATCCAGGGGGTGGCGCATGCGGAAATCGCGCGGATCATGGGCTGCTCGGAGGGGACGGTGCGTTCCCGGCTTCATTACGCGCACAAACAATTGCAACAGCTCCTGAAAAACTATAAATAA
- a CDS encoding polyprenyl synthetase family protein, with amino-acid sequence MMSASMTATVPPATPPLQAAGADWAAAVAPVAGALRELDARLHAQAAEFDPGIAPFLEYALDSQGKRLRPVLALLSGAATRPDGAPDALHVDLAMVMEMIHLATLVHDDIMDGAEQRRGRPTASLRWGPDLAVLLGDCLFSHALRLCARRFSQEVSQEISSAVCEVCTGEILQTRRRFDLDLSLEDYLRILRMKTAELFRVACLLAGRLSGAPAAACDALGRYGEALGVAYQIYDDCLDLLGREEEAGKTLGTDLERGKLTLPFLYLLQALSGAEREAAAQALLHGTPAERAALVAQARERGMLAKSLAFLDKHLAAAAEALAVLPPSAARESLAAIAASVGRAAAALT; translated from the coding sequence ATGATGTCCGCCTCCATGACCGCCACCGTCCCCCCCGCCACGCCGCCGCTCCAAGCGGCCGGGGCCGATTGGGCGGCGGCCGTCGCGCCCGTCGCCGGGGCGCTGCGGGAGCTCGACGCGCGGCTCCACGCCCAGGCGGCGGAGTTCGATCCCGGCATCGCCCCCTTCCTGGAATACGCCCTCGACAGCCAAGGCAAGCGTCTGCGCCCCGTCCTGGCCCTCCTTTCCGGGGCCGCCACCCGGCCCGACGGCGCGCCCGACGCCCTCCACGTCGACCTGGCCATGGTCATGGAAATGATCCACCTGGCCACCCTGGTCCACGACGACATCATGGACGGCGCCGAACAGCGCCGGGGGCGGCCCACCGCCTCCCTCCGCTGGGGCCCCGACCTGGCCGTCCTCCTGGGCGACTGCCTCTTTTCCCACGCCCTGCGCCTCTGCGCCCGCCGCTTTTCCCAGGAAGTGAGCCAGGAAATCTCCAGCGCCGTCTGCGAGGTCTGCACCGGCGAGATCCTGCAGACGCGCCGCCGCTTCGACCTGGACCTCTCCCTGGAAGACTACCTCCGCATCCTGCGCATGAAGACGGCGGAGCTTTTCCGCGTGGCCTGCCTGCTGGCCGGGCGCCTCTCCGGCGCGCCCGCCGCCGCGTGCGACGCGCTGGGCCGCTACGGCGAGGCCCTGGGCGTGGCCTACCAGATCTACGACGACTGCCTCGACCTCCTCGGCCGCGAGGAGGAGGCGGGCAAGACCCTGGGCACCGACCTGGAGCGCGGCAAGCTGACCCTTCCCTTCCTCTACCTTCTCCAGGCCCTCTCCGGCGCGGAGCGGGAGGCGGCCGCCCAAGCCCTCCTCCACGGCACCCCGGCGGAACGCGCCGCCCTCGTCGCCCAGGCGCGGGAGCGCGGGATGCTCGCCAAGTCCCTCGCCTTTCTGGACAAGCACCTGGCCGCCGCCGCCGAGGCGCTGGCCGTCCTGCCCCCTTCCGCCGCGCGGGAAAGCCTGGCCGCCATCGCCGCCTCCGTGGGCCGCGCCGCCGCCGCGCTGACATGA
- a CDS encoding HEAT repeat domain-containing protein → MRQAFALLQDGVARDPGSKALRRAQVRLLLRAGRIDLACLCYRQLAAPAGLSPSDPVLRDALDDRDPALRAAAAQALGLVGAADAREGLEKSLRRDKDQEVRRAAAAALGELRQPAAAPALVEGLKDPWWFTRSEAALALGKLGDARAVEPLFGALHDPDAAVRHAAEGALALLVSSAGADPYVRALQSGDPARARAAALALAAVQDRRATPALVGFLASPDAGLRQDALRALGAARDPEALPSVRKALADPELKVRGEAVLALFSLRDPQAAPALRAMAANPQEDARLRDFAGKVAAKMQNAPPGPGQH, encoded by the coding sequence ATGCGCCAGGCCTTCGCCCTTCTCCAGGACGGCGTGGCCCGCGACCCGGGCAGCAAGGCGCTGCGCCGGGCCCAGGTCCGCCTCCTCCTCCGGGCGGGCCGGATCGACCTGGCCTGCCTCTGCTACCGCCAGCTGGCGGCGCCCGCCGGACTCTCCCCAAGCGACCCCGTCCTGCGCGACGCGCTGGACGACCGGGACCCGGCCCTCCGCGCCGCCGCCGCGCAGGCTCTGGGCCTTGTCGGCGCGGCCGACGCGCGGGAGGGTTTGGAAAAGTCCCTCCGGCGGGACAAGGACCAGGAGGTGCGGCGCGCCGCCGCCGCCGCCCTGGGAGAGCTGCGCCAGCCCGCCGCCGCCCCGGCCCTGGTCGAGGGGCTGAAGGATCCGTGGTGGTTCACCCGCTCGGAGGCGGCCCTGGCCCTCGGCAAGCTGGGGGACGCGCGCGCGGTCGAGCCCCTCTTCGGCGCGCTGCACGATCCGGATGCCGCCGTCCGCCACGCGGCGGAAGGGGCGCTGGCCCTCCTGGTCTCCTCCGCCGGAGCCGATCCGTATGTCCGCGCCCTGCAAAGCGGCGACCCGGCCCGCGCGCGCGCCGCCGCGCTGGCCCTGGCGGCGGTGCAGGACCGCCGCGCCACGCCGGCCCTCGTCGGCTTCCTCGCCTCGCCGGACGCGGGGCTCCGCCAGGACGCGCTGCGCGCCCTGGGCGCGGCGCGGGACCCGGAGGCGCTGCCGTCCGTCCGCAAGGCGCTGGCCGATCCCGAGCTGAAGGTGCGCGGGGAGGCGGTGCTGGCGCTCTTTTCCCTCCGCGACCCGCAGGCGGCGCCCGCCCTGCGGGCGATGGCCGCCAACCCGCAGGAGGACGCGCGCCTGCGCGATTTCGCGGGGAAGGTGGCCGCCAAAATGCAAAACGCGCCCCCGGGTCCGGGCCAGCATTAA
- a CDS encoding DNA-binding protein — protein sequence MDASARTLKNGKIEVERKTFLFDLKENDRGRFLRITEDVRGRRDTIIIPAPGLEDFRRAIELMITASNEAGPAPGRPPEFHPQEQQ from the coding sequence ATGGACGCATCCGCACGCACGCTGAAGAACGGCAAGATCGAAGTCGAACGCAAGACCTTCCTGTTCGACCTGAAGGAAAACGACCGGGGGCGCTTCCTCCGCATCACCGAGGATGTCCGCGGCCGCCGGGACACCATCATCATCCCGGCCCCCGGCCTGGAGGATTTTCGCCGCGCGATCGAGCTGATGATCACCGCCAGCAACGAGGCCGGCCCCGCCCCGGGCCGCCCGCCGGAATTCCACCCGCAAGAGCAGCAGTAG
- a CDS encoding MotA/TolQ/ExbB proton channel family protein, translating into MSFSGEINSIAQFFSRGGVFMLPIIFASILSLAVILERAFALRRSLVINPRLADAIETLRHGQSTVEIEGLLIEGGDRTVLDRLVRLALFNLPWSKVDNAEALQTRARSELVRLERGLVILEVCVGIGPLLGLLGTVSGLIVIFGNVGDQQIASQGVAIARGISEALNTTVAGLLVAIPALVAFSIYSRRVENYAVELEGYAADLLAKVYTQSAEAEPASAS; encoded by the coding sequence ATGTCCTTTTCAGGAGAAATCAACTCGATTGCCCAGTTCTTTTCGCGCGGCGGCGTCTTCATGCTGCCGATCATCTTCGCCTCCATCCTTTCCCTGGCGGTCATCCTGGAGCGGGCGTTCGCCCTCCGGCGCAGCCTGGTGATCAACCCCCGGCTGGCCGACGCCATCGAGACCCTCCGCCACGGCCAGAGCACGGTGGAGATCGAGGGGCTCCTCATCGAGGGGGGTGACCGCACCGTCCTGGACCGCCTTGTCCGCCTGGCCCTCTTCAACCTGCCGTGGTCGAAGGTCGACAACGCCGAGGCCCTGCAGACCCGCGCCCGCTCGGAGCTGGTCCGGCTGGAGCGCGGCCTGGTGATTCTGGAAGTCTGCGTCGGCATCGGGCCGCTCCTGGGCCTGTTGGGCACCGTCTCCGGCCTCATCGTCATCTTCGGCAACGTGGGCGACCAGCAGATCGCCAGCCAGGGCGTCGCCATCGCGCGCGGCATCTCGGAGGCGCTGAACACCACCGTGGCGGGCCTCCTCGTCGCCATCCCGGCCCTGGTCGCCTTCAGCATCTACAGCCGCCGGGTGGAAAACTACGCCGTCGAGCTGGAGGGCTACGCCGCCGACCTCCTGGCGAAGGTCTACACCCAGTCCGCCGAAGCCGAGCCGGCCTCCGCTTCCTAA
- a CDS encoding biopolymer transporter ExbD, producing MPKSTTAKAAQQTTPEIITVTEDEKVYLGDQPVDPAALGTLLKSRMAQDPTAKFALKASKRAPFEVVVRVMDAVKTAGIAELPTFTAETAAAAP from the coding sequence CTGCCCAAGTCGACCACCGCCAAGGCCGCCCAGCAGACCACGCCGGAAATCATCACCGTGACGGAGGACGAGAAGGTCTACCTGGGCGACCAGCCCGTCGATCCCGCCGCGCTGGGCACCCTCCTTAAGAGCCGCATGGCCCAGGACCCCACGGCCAAGTTCGCCCTCAAGGCGAGCAAGCGCGCCCCCTTCGAGGTCGTCGTCCGCGTCATGGACGCGGTGAAAACCGCCGGCATCGCCGAGCTGCCCACCTTCACGGCCGAGACGGCGGCCGCCGCCCCATGA
- a CDS encoding peptide deformylase, producing MILPLVHYPDPVLREKGKPVEKFDAKLHALIGDMLETMEASGGVGLAAQQIGRALQLAVVDVAGIDDEDRPSGLLIEGKAVDVEEHMPLFLINPLLEKTKAKVDSGEGCLSFPGLRVEVPRSRRVVLSTHLADGTPVKMEATGFLAIVIQHEYDHLQGKLFIDYLSAEARAAIKPELEALEAAYAPSGEA from the coding sequence ATGATCCTCCCTCTCGTCCACTATCCCGATCCCGTCCTGCGGGAGAAGGGCAAGCCGGTCGAGAAGTTCGACGCGAAGCTCCACGCCCTCATTGGGGACATGCTGGAGACGATGGAGGCCTCCGGCGGCGTCGGCCTGGCGGCGCAGCAGATCGGCCGCGCGCTCCAGCTGGCCGTCGTCGACGTGGCGGGCATCGACGACGAGGACCGTCCCAGCGGCCTCCTCATCGAGGGCAAGGCGGTCGACGTCGAGGAGCACATGCCCCTCTTTCTCATCAACCCGCTTTTGGAAAAGACGAAGGCGAAGGTCGACAGCGGCGAGGGGTGCCTCAGCTTCCCCGGCCTCCGCGTCGAGGTGCCGCGCAGCCGCCGCGTCGTCCTCTCCACCCACCTGGCCGACGGGACGCCCGTGAAGATGGAGGCGACCGGCTTTTTGGCCATCGTCATCCAGCACGAGTACGACCATCTCCAGGGGAAGCTCTTCATCGACTACCTCTCCGCCGAGGCGCGCGCCGCCATCAAGCCGGAGCTGGAGGCGCTGGAGGCGGCTTACGCCCCCTCGGGGGAAGCCTAG
- the alr gene encoding alanine racemase produces MKAPLRTWIEVDGAALRHNLSFLHKRADGARIVAAVKANAYGHGLLPVARELAAAASPVAACGVADVDELRALRRGRGWVRPVLLLSAAQKEEMEEIVSLRGWPTLSTVQEARWLAAAARKLGRTAEAHFKVDTGMGRLGLPPEEAVAALRAVLRLPGLRIGGLCSHCAAADDDPAFTRRQARVFHAWRAAFPEIPWHLENSAALLSGAATDGGRHGDWVRPGLALYGLGPRPEDEPLLRPVLSLKARLTLVRRLPAGRTISYGATYRLPRPQTLAVVAAGYGDGYPRALSNRADVLVRGVRCPVRGRVTMDQIIVDVSGAPGARSGDAAVLLGRQDGEEIAARELAEKAGTISYEIVTRLAERLPRRYLRWS; encoded by the coding sequence GTGAAGGCGCCCCTGCGCACCTGGATCGAGGTCGACGGGGCCGCCCTGCGCCACAACCTTTCCTTCCTGCACAAGCGGGCGGACGGCGCGCGGATCGTCGCCGCCGTGAAGGCCAACGCCTACGGCCACGGCCTCCTGCCCGTGGCGCGGGAGCTGGCCGCCGCCGCGAGCCCCGTCGCCGCCTGCGGCGTGGCCGACGTGGACGAGCTGCGCGCGCTGCGCCGGGGGCGCGGCTGGGTCCGGCCCGTGCTGCTCCTCTCCGCCGCGCAGAAGGAGGAGATGGAGGAGATCGTCTCCCTGCGCGGATGGCCCACCCTCTCCACCGTGCAGGAGGCCCGCTGGCTGGCCGCCGCCGCGCGGAAGCTGGGGCGGACGGCGGAAGCCCACTTCAAGGTCGACACCGGCATGGGCCGCCTGGGCCTGCCGCCGGAGGAGGCCGTGGCCGCGCTCCGCGCCGTCCTCCGTCTCCCCGGCCTGCGCATCGGCGGCCTGTGCAGCCATTGCGCGGCGGCGGACGACGATCCCGCCTTCACCCGGCGGCAAGCCCGCGTCTTTCACGCCTGGCGCGCCGCCTTCCCGGAGATTCCCTGGCATCTGGAGAACAGCGCGGCCCTCCTTTCCGGCGCGGCGACGGACGGCGGCCGCCACGGCGACTGGGTCCGCCCCGGCCTGGCCCTCTACGGCCTGGGCCCCCGGCCGGAGGACGAGCCGCTCCTCCGCCCCGTCCTTTCCCTGAAAGCCCGGCTGACCCTGGTCCGCCGCCTCCCGGCGGGCCGCACGATCAGCTACGGGGCGACGTACCGGCTCCCCCGCCCGCAGACGCTGGCGGTGGTGGCGGCGGGCTACGGCGACGGCTACCCGCGCGCCCTTTCCAACCGGGCCGACGTGCTGGTGCGCGGCGTCCGCTGCCCGGTGCGCGGGCGGGTGACGATGGACCAGATCATCGTGGACGTTTCCGGCGCGCCCGGCGCGCGCTCCGGCGACGCGGCGGTGCTGCTGGGGCGGCAGGACGGGGAGGAGATCGCCGCCCGGGAGCTGGCGGAGAAGGCGGGGACGATTTCCTACGAGATCGTCACCCGGCTGGCGGAGCGGCTGCCCCGCCGCTACTTGCGCTGGAGTTAG
- the tsaB gene encoding tRNA (adenosine(37)-N6)-threonylcarbamoyltransferase complex dimerization subunit type 1 TsaB → MITLAIETSAREGSAALGDGVRVLREERWSDDGAQPGKGRPSVALFAALEALDLKARPPERIVVGLGPGSFSGVRVALAAAQGLALPGRVPVRGVASTASVGRRLSHVTRLGVFADARRGDYYCTIYANGNLEKPAFLVPRGEVDVLLSKLTLAVSADPLEGIPERAVPRAADFLSLPDDAPEWSGALEPIYLREAA, encoded by the coding sequence ATGATCACGCTGGCCATCGAGACTTCCGCGCGGGAAGGCTCCGCCGCCCTGGGCGACGGCGTCCGCGTCCTGCGCGAGGAGCGGTGGAGCGACGACGGCGCGCAGCCCGGCAAGGGGCGCCCCTCCGTGGCCCTCTTCGCCGCGCTCGAGGCCCTCGATCTCAAGGCGCGCCCGCCGGAGCGGATCGTCGTCGGCCTGGGGCCGGGCTCCTTCTCCGGCGTCCGCGTGGCGCTGGCCGCCGCGCAGGGCCTGGCGCTGCCCGGCCGCGTGCCCGTCCGGGGCGTGGCCAGCACCGCCTCCGTCGGGCGGCGGCTGTCCCACGTGACGCGCCTGGGCGTCTTCGCCGACGCGCGGCGCGGCGACTACTACTGCACGATTTACGCCAACGGGAACCTGGAAAAGCCCGCCTTCCTGGTTCCGCGCGGGGAGGTCGACGTCCTCCTCTCCAAACTGACCCTGGCGGTGAGCGCCGATCCGCTGGAGGGGATCCCGGAACGGGCCGTCCCCCGCGCCGCCGACTTCCTTTCCCTGCCGGACGACGCCCCGGAATGGAGCGGCGCCCTGGAGCCCATCTACCTGCGGGAGGCCGCGTGA
- the tsaE gene encoding tRNA (adenosine(37)-N6)-threonylcarbamoyltransferase complex ATPase subunit type 1 TsaE yields the protein MDSIILPDAAAARAAGAAWAARCKGSEVFALHGPVGAGKTELARGLAAGLGFSGEVTSPTFSLLHEYLGGRFPLYHLDLYRLAHAEEVRGLGLEDYVGEGVIAIEWPALALPYLPPETEHWQMDLLPDGARRLFRL from the coding sequence ATGGATTCGATCATTTTGCCTGACGCCGCGGCGGCGCGCGCCGCGGGCGCGGCCTGGGCGGCCCGCTGCAAGGGGAGCGAGGTTTTCGCCCTCCACGGCCCCGTCGGCGCGGGGAAGACGGAGCTGGCGCGCGGCCTCGCCGCGGGCCTCGGCTTTTCCGGGGAGGTGACCAGCCCCACCTTCTCCCTCCTCCACGAATATCTGGGCGGCCGCTTCCCCCTCTACCACCTGGACCTCTACCGGCTGGCCCACGCGGAGGAAGTCCGCGGGCTGGGGCTGGAAGACTACGTCGGGGAAGGGGTGATCGCGATCGAATGGCCCGCACTGGCCCTCCCCTACCTGCCTCCGGAAACGGAACACTGGCAAATGGACCTCCTCCCCGACGGCGCGCGCCGCCTCTTCCGCCTATGA